The Campylobacter sp. RM10537 genome has a segment encoding these proteins:
- a CDS encoding PEP-utilizing enzyme, whose protein sequence is MAELNFQTKAKNLYNLQSKLTKAKVLPLVLTSLKELEQNKEAILEKISHLNAEKVIIRSSSSSEDSMVNSNAGAFLSLANVLTNDKIELLQALEKVGNSMPSKDDEILIQPMLENIELCGVGFSVDKDNFSPYFCLQYDESGSSNSITDGSVKNAKTYYHYRQSLEFKDEKVKQIIELIKELENLYDCCFLDVEFAFARLEHKSELICLQVRPLVMHNKNNLFNALPKEALERFAKRFISLQELRPRVLGDKALFGVMPDWNPAEIIGLKPKRLAFSLYKEIITDNIWAYQRDNYGYRDLRSHPLIHSFLGIPFVDVRLSFNSFIPKNLDEKIAKKLANFYLNKLNQNHELHDKIEFSIVYSCYDFYTPSKLKELLEHGFNENEIKRLEFSLLELTNKIINPSSGLYLKDIKKASKLRQRYENIIKSDFSLIDKIYWLLEECKRYGTLPFAGVARAGFVAMQLLNSLVEINFFTKEEKNSFLNSLNTVSKVLSQKTFELNENNKEEFLNEFGHLRAGTYNILSPRYDENFDLYFNINEKKLENKSHFNDEIFKISKQKQEQLNILLKEHGLEVDFEEFFDFLKQAIEGREWVKFEFTRLLSKALFYIEELGRYYKIEKEDLAHLDIKSILNLYSSLYSINPKEQFLEEISRHKKEYELTQAIKLPSLLSSSDQIFSFYVHRIIPNFITQKSIIANTARESDQDLEGKIVLIYAADPGYDYLFAKKIAGFITCYGGANSHMAIRASELGLPAVIGVGEENFKTYLKASRINIECESEQIFCL, encoded by the coding sequence ATGGCGGAGTTAAATTTTCAAACCAAGGCTAAAAATCTTTATAACTTACAATCGAAATTAACTAAAGCAAAAGTTTTACCTTTGGTTTTAACTTCGCTTAAAGAATTAGAACAAAATAAAGAAGCGATTTTAGAAAAAATTTCTCACTTAAATGCCGAAAAAGTGATTATTAGAAGTTCATCTTCAAGTGAAGATAGTATGGTAAATTCTAACGCTGGAGCTTTTTTATCCCTCGCAAACGTTTTAACTAATGATAAAATAGAACTTTTGCAAGCTTTAGAAAAAGTTGGAAATTCTATGCCCTCAAAAGATGATGAAATTCTAATTCAACCTATGCTTGAAAATATAGAACTTTGTGGAGTAGGTTTTAGTGTAGATAAGGATAATTTTTCCCCTTATTTTTGTTTACAGTATGATGAAAGTGGCTCAAGTAATTCTATTACCGATGGAAGTGTAAAAAATGCCAAGACTTATTATCACTATCGCCAAAGTTTAGAATTTAAAGATGAAAAAGTAAAGCAAATTATAGAGTTAATTAAAGAGTTAGAGAATTTATATGATTGCTGCTTTTTAGATGTTGAATTTGCTTTTGCTAGGTTAGAGCATAAAAGTGAGCTTATTTGTTTGCAAGTTAGACCTCTTGTTATGCACAATAAAAATAATCTTTTTAACGCTTTACCTAAAGAAGCCTTGGAGAGATTTGCTAAACGTTTTATATCTTTGCAAGAATTACGCCCTAGGGTTTTAGGCGATAAGGCACTTTTTGGAGTTATGCCTGATTGGAATCCTGCTGAGATTATAGGTTTAAAACCAAAGCGTTTAGCCTTTAGTTTATATAAAGAAATTATAACCGATAATATTTGGGCTTATCAACGTGATAATTATGGCTACAGGGACTTAAGATCTCACCCTTTAATTCATTCTTTTTTAGGTATACCTTTTGTTGATGTAAGACTTTCTTTTAATTCTTTTATTCCAAAGAATTTAGATGAAAAGATTGCTAAAAAACTAGCTAATTTTTATCTTAATAAATTAAATCAAAATCATGAATTGCATGATAAAATCGAATTTAGCATAGTGTATTCTTGTTATGATTTTTATACCCCATCTAAACTTAAAGAGCTTTTGGAACATGGTTTTAATGAAAATGAAATCAAGCGTTTGGAATTTAGCTTACTTGAGTTAACTAATAAAATCATTAATCCTTCTTCTGGGCTTTATTTAAAGGATATTAAAAAAGCATCTAAATTAAGGCAAAGATATGAAAATATCATTAAATCTGACTTTTCTTTGATTGATAAAATTTATTGGCTTTTAGAAGAATGTAAGCGTTATGGAACTCTACCTTTTGCAGGTGTTGCAAGAGCTGGTTTTGTAGCAATGCAACTTCTTAACTCTTTGGTTGAAATTAATTTTTTTACCAAAGAAGAAAAAAATAGTTTTTTAAATTCTTTAAATACAGTAAGTAAAGTTTTAAGTCAAAAAACCTTTGAACTTAATGAAAACAATAAGGAAGAATTTTTAAATGAATTTGGACATTTAAGAGCTGGAACTTATAATATTTTATCACCTAGATATGATGAAAATTTTGATTTGTATTTTAATATTAATGAGAAAAAATTGGAAAATAAGTCACATTTTAATGATGAAATATTTAAAATATCAAAACAAAAACAAGAACAACTAAATATCTTACTTAAAGAGCATGGATTAGAGGTTGATTTTGAAGAATTTTTTGATTTTTTAAAGCAGGCTATAGAGGGTAGAGAATGGGTAAAATTTGAATTTACGCGTTTATTATCTAAGGCTTTATTTTATATAGAAGAATTAGGGCGTTATTATAAAATTGAAAAAGAAGATTTAGCACATCTTGATATTAAAAGTATTTTAAATCTTTATTCGAGCCTTTATTCTATTAATCCTAAAGAGCAATTTTTAGAAGAAATTTCACGTCATAAAAAAGAGTATGAATTAACTCAAGCTATAAAGCTACCTTCTTTATTATCAAGTTCTGATCAAATTTTTTCTTTTTATGTACATCGTATTATTCCTAATTTCATCACTCAAAAAAGTATTATTGCAAATACAGCTAGAGAAAGCGATCAAGATTTAGAAGGAAAGATAGTTTTAATTTATGCTGCAGATCCAGGATATGATTATTTATTTGCTAAAAAAATTGCAGGATTTATTACCTGTTATGGGGGTGCTAATTCTCATATGGCTATTAGGGCTTCAGAATTAGGACTTCCAGCTGTTATAGGCGTTGGAGAGGAAAATTTTAAAACCTATCTTAAAGCAAGTAGAATTAACATAGAATGTGAAAGTGAGCAAATATTTTGTTTATAG
- a CDS encoding class I SAM-dependent methyltransferase, giving the protein MEKLVEQVWDYTKHAKFYSYRPNYAPKTIDMLITLLGGGKNLKVADIGAGTGNLSIMLLERNCNVISVEPNDAMREIGIERTKGQSIEWVRATGIDSTLENSCFDWVTFGSSFNVMDRNEALNEAHRLLKKGGYFSCMWNHRDLNDPMQKIAEDTIIEFVPKYTRGTRREDQRPIIESRKDLFDNIVYIEEDFYFHQSIENYINAWRSVKNPYWDLETKEGNELFEKISQKIIERLPKEFDIKYTTRCWSAKKI; this is encoded by the coding sequence ATGGAAAAATTAGTAGAACAAGTATGGGATTACACCAAGCATGCAAAATTTTATAGCTATAGGCCAAATTATGCACCAAAAACTATAGATATGTTGATTACTTTGTTGGGGGGGGGTAAGAATTTAAAAGTTGCTGATATTGGAGCCGGAACAGGAAATTTGAGTATTATGTTGCTTGAAAGAAATTGCAATGTTATTTCAGTAGAGCCAAATGACGCTATGAGAGAAATTGGTATTGAAAGAACTAAAGGGCAAAGTATAGAGTGGGTTAGAGCAACTGGAATTGACTCAACTTTGGAAAATTCTTGTTTTGATTGGGTTACTTTTGGAAGCAGCTTTAATGTTATGGATAGAAATGAAGCCTTAAATGAAGCACATCGTTTGCTTAAAAAAGGCGGTTATTTTTCTTGTATGTGGAATCACAGAGATTTAAATGATCCGATGCAAAAGATTGCTGAGGACACTATTATAGAATTTGTTCCAAAATATACAAGAGGAACTAGAAGGGAAGATCAAAGACCTATTATAGAAAGTCGTAAAGATCTTTTTGATAATATAGTTTATATAGAAGAAGATTTTTATTTTCATCAAAGCATTGAAAATTATATTAATGCATGGAGAAGTGTTAAAAATCCTTATTGGGATTTGGAAACAAAAGAAGGAAATGAGCTTTTTGAGAAGATAAGTCAAAAGATCATAGAGAGACTTCCTAAGGAATTTGATATTAAGTATACTACACGTTGCTGGAGTGCTAAAAAGATATAA